AGCCGATATTGCCGCTGGTGTCGGCATAGACCTGGTTCTCGGACGGCGCGCCCCAGCGCTGCATGGCGCCGAGGAATCCGTTCCAGTCCTTCGCCGTCATGTAGTCGGAGGAGCCGAAATAGGCCGAGGTGCCCGGCTCGAACCACACCGAGCGCACCGCGAACGCCCGCTTGCCCGCCTCGTCGACATAGACGACGGGCCCGTGGCGGGTGAACTTCAGCTCGAGATCGCGGTCGGCCTCGCCCTTCACCTTCTCCGTCTCATGCACGATGCGCATGGATTCCCAGCCATCGCGGTAACGGTACTGGTTCGGATCGGCGGGATTGAGCTCGTAGACGTAGAGGTCTTCCTGGTCGACGTTGAAGATCGTGAGGCCGAAGGCGATGGTGTCGTTGTGGCCGATCGAGATGCCGGGCAGCGCCGGCTCGCCGGCGCCGATCACGGAAATGCCCGGAGCGTTGAGGCCGACGATGTAGCGCAGCGACGGCACCGAATGCTCGCGATGCGGATCATTGGCGAGCAGCGGCCGCCCGGTCGCGGTGCGTGACGGCGCCACCACCCAGTTGTTGGAGCCGATGGTGTCGCGCTGCGCATCGGCCTCGGCGAGGAATTTATCCGGATCATACTCCAGCGCCGCCCTGCGCTCGGCCGCGCTTTTCGCAAAGGCCACCGGACGTGTGGCCAGATCATAAGGCGCCAGCACCTGCTTCGGGATGCTGCAGGGATCGAGCCCTTCGGGGACCTTCGTGGTCCACGGCGGCTCGAGCTTGACGCGCAGCCGGTCCGCTTCCAACCCCGCGGCGCAGGCGACCAGCGCGCGCTTCACCTCGGAGGCGACATTGCGCGTCAGCCCATGGCTGCGAATCCGCACCACGTCCTCGGCCGACCAGAGGTCCGGCGTGGTGCCGGCGATCCGAAACTCGATCGGCAGCGGGCGCGAGCCCGCCTGCACGTCGGCGACATAGGCGTTGACCCCGGCGACGAAGGCTTCCGCGTAGGTCTTCGCCTTCGGTCCGTAGGCCGCCCACTCCGCCTTCATGTCGCCGCGGTAGAGAAACAGCCGCAGCGCCTTGTCCTGCTCGACATAGGCGGCGCCGAAATCCTTCGCCAGCAGGCCAAGGCCGCGCTTGCGCCAGAGGTCGATCTGCCAGAGCCGGTCGCGCGCGGCGTTGAAGCCTTGCAGGAAGAACAGGTCGTGCTCGTTGCCGGCATAGATGTGTGGGATGCCCCAGACGTCGATGAGGATCTGCGCCGGCGCGTTGAGCCCGGCGACGCTGGTTGTCGACTGGCGCGCGGCGGCGAGCGGATTTTCCTTCTCGCGCGCGGTGGCCTGCGAAGCGGCCAGCGCGGCCAGCACCGCGGCGCCGATCAGGGTCTTGAGGGCGACAGTCTTTTTCATCTTGTTTTCTCCCTGTTTCTTGTCTTCTTAGAGCGGGATAGCTTCAGGATCGCTATCCCGCTCTAGGTTTTTGTTTGAGCATGATCTTTTCGGAAAACCGCTGCACACTTTTCCGGATCATGCTCTAGCCCCGATGATCGTGGGGTGCCGAGCCGACCTTACATGCCTCCGCTGCCGCGCCAAAGGCCTTGTAAGACGCATGCGCACACCTTTAGATTGATCCACGAGGCCATTTCGCGGGTGAAGTCGAGTGCAGGTCCGTAACGCCGGGATCATGAGGGCAGCGCTGGTTGCGCTGGTGCTGGCGTCGGCGCCGCATCCGGCCCGGGCGCAAAGCGGGCAGGACTGGCGACAATGCAGCGCGAGCGACGCCGATCACCTTGCCATTCCCGCCTGCACCCGCCTGATCGAGTCGGGTCGCCTCGGCGAGCGCGACCTTGCCATCGTCTATTCGACCCGCGGAGCCGCGCATTGGCGGCAGCGCGATTTCAATGCCGCCATCGCCGACGAGAACGAGGCGATCAGGATCAATCCGAACCTCGCCGGGGCCTATGCGACGCGCGGC
This genomic interval from Bradyrhizobium sp. NP1 contains the following:
- a CDS encoding penicillin acylase family protein, yielding MKKTVALKTLIGAAVLAALAASQATAREKENPLAAARQSTTSVAGLNAPAQILIDVWGIPHIYAGNEHDLFFLQGFNAARDRLWQIDLWRKRGLGLLAKDFGAAYVEQDKALRLFLYRGDMKAEWAAYGPKAKTYAEAFVAGVNAYVADVQAGSRPLPIEFRIAGTTPDLWSAEDVVRIRSHGLTRNVASEVKRALVACAAGLEADRLRVKLEPPWTTKVPEGLDPCSIPKQVLAPYDLATRPVAFAKSAAERRAALEYDPDKFLAEADAQRDTIGSNNWVVAPSRTATGRPLLANDPHREHSVPSLRYIVGLNAPGISVIGAGEPALPGISIGHNDTIAFGLTIFNVDQEDLYVYELNPADPNQYRYRDGWESMRIVHETEKVKGEADRDLELKFTRHGPVVYVDEAGKRAFAVRSVWFEPGTSAYFGSSDYMTAKDWNGFLGAMQRWGAPSENQVYADTSGNIGWVAAGKTPRRTGYDGLMPVPGDGRYEWNGFLTLDELPKVYRPREGFFATANQMNLPEGYPVAERKVGFEWSDAARWQRIVEVLKANDKFSLADAMDLQNDDTGMLAKRLVALLKPLSSDDANVKKGLALLTAWDARDAADSAAAAVYEVWIANHLGFALAKAAAPKAADIIAPDPASISAVVAYLEKPDAGLGEEPLAARDRILRDSLGEAVADVTEKLGADSGAWRWGRLHVAKFDHALMPLADKATAAQMSVGPLAFGGAANVPRAATYRRSDYQLIAGASFRMVLDVGAWDNSRTINTPGQSGDPFSGHYRDLAPLWATGQYVPLLYSRAAVEAATAEAIGLTPR